In Quercus robur chromosome 10, dhQueRobu3.1, whole genome shotgun sequence, a genomic segment contains:
- the LOC126703101 gene encoding protein DOG1-like 3 has product MPVSESMAIRNGTSEPDSFHNFFELWVSEQNQYLQELISASQHHKQSSNISSEDDSVILGPFIGRVINHYEQYYGAKSKWAKQDVFAMLSPSWRSSLENAFMWIGGWRPSMAFHLLYSKSGLQLEEKFTELVRGFSSGDLGDLSPSQLNQVDALQRRTIVEEREITEKMAELQETVADSSMVELSHVVSELMRERGGSVNGVEEERVESTLGPKEEGLEEILQKADDLRLRTLKAILEVLTPIQAVHFLIAAAELHLRLHDWGKKRDDVVRQHRGTGGTDR; this is encoded by the coding sequence ATGCCAGTTTCCGAATCCATGGCCATCAGAAATGGCACTTCCGAACCTGATAGCTTCCACAACTTCTTTGAGCTCTGGGTTTCCGAGCAAAACCAATACCTCCAAGAACTCATCTCTGCCTCTCAACACCACAAGCAAAGCTCCAACATTAGCTCTGAGGATGACTCCGTGATCTTGGGCCCATTCATCGGCAGAGTCATCAACCATTACGAGCAATACTATGGTGCAAAGTCGAAGTGGGCTAAGCAAGACGTGTTTGCCATGTTGTCACCTTCATGGAGGTCCTCACTTGAGAACGCGTTCATGTGGATAGGAGGGTGGAGACCCAGTATGGCTTTTCACTTGCTTTACTCCAAATCCGGGTTACAACTCGAGGAGAAATTCACTGAGTTGGTTCGCGGGTTTAGTTCTGGCGATTTGGGTGATCTTTCTCCGAGTCAGCTCAACCAGGTGGATGCTTTACAGAGGAGGACTATTGTGGAGGAGAGGGAGATTACTGAGAAGATGGCAGAGCTTCAAGAAACTGTGGCAGACTCGTCCATGGTTGAGTTGTCACATGTGGTGTCTGAGTTGATGAGGGAAAGAGGTGGTAGTGTTAATGGAGTGGAGGAAGAGCGAGTTGAGTCGACTCTGGGGCCTAAAGAGGAAGGGTTGGAGGAGATCTTGCAGAAAGCTGATGATCTACGGTTGAGAACTCTTAAAGCAATTCTTGaagttttgactccaatccagGCCGTCCATTTCTTGATTGCTGCTGCTGAGTTGCACCTCAGGCTTCATGATTGGGGGAAGAAGAGGGATGATGTGGTTAGGCAACACCGTGGGACTGGTGGCACTGACCGGTGA